The following proteins are encoded in a genomic region of Melospiza melodia melodia isolate bMelMel2 unplaced genomic scaffold, bMelMel2.pri scaffold_384, whole genome shotgun sequence:
- the LOC134434547 gene encoding dynein regulatory complex protein 1-like, translating to MEPGADGAGPGPSVEPAEPQPEPELDPKVRPEPDPGADPGTDPGTDPGAVPDPDSAPGPVPAPAAGPVPDAVPDAGHVPDAGPDAVPDADGGIGPGSRAGSRADWQLQQRIAARRNRIDARRREALGEKVEQDKEEEQEEEKGKSLKLVKETERALAKLLFHGTQLLTNVQVESDLRESQRREKDTQDKRSRLEKLEADAQHGTEKLVQINSKWGLAGELRVPQELWELLEQQRQECEQLLARKNQLIRELQEEVKARDELYEQTLRDQAEATRVLLERMEEQTRSTLRSYRHHLRHIEKTFEEERREMLTSNRSRWNEAMREHNEQELEFLRRKVDQALDFEQQLNELQDASTETHDGLKWQLEEDVERLERKLRQMKGMYHLNQVKLDYNLDVLRQLDIENSTLRSLQKRKINRFRTTLELLKDKMAKQEVKFRRKSRAWSWS from the exons ATGGAGCCGGGGGCGGACGGGGCGGGCCCAGGCCCGAGCGTGGAGCCCGCGGAGCCCCAACCGGAGCCTGAGCTCGATCCTAAAGTCCGTCCCGAGCCGGATCCCGGTGCTGATCCTGGTACCGATCCCGGTACCGATCCCGGTGCCGTTCCCGATCCCGATTCCGCTCCCGGTCCCGTTCCCGCTCCCGCTGCCGGTCCCGTTCCCGATGCCGTTCCCGATGCCGGTCACGTTCCCGATGCCGGTCCCGATGCCGTTCCCGATGCCGATGGCGGTATCGGTCCCGGTTCCCGTGCCGGTTCCAGAGCGGattggcagctgcagcagcgaATCGCCGCCCGCCGGAACCGCATCGATGCCCGGCGCCG GGAAGCGCTTGGGGAGAAGGTGGagcaggacaaggaggaggagcaggaggaggagaaggggaagaGCCTGAAGCTGGTCAAGGAGACCGAGAGG GCCCTGGCCAAGCTCCTTTTCCACGGGACGCAGCTGCTGACCAACGTCCAGGTGGAATCCGACCTCCGGGAATCGCAGCGGCGGGAAAAGGACACGCAGGACAAGCGCAGCAG GCTGGAGAAGCTGGAGGCGGACGCCCAGCACGGCACGGAGAAGCTGGTGCAGATCAACTCCAAGTGGGGCCTGGCGGGGGAGCTGAGGGTGCCgcaggagctgtgggagctgctggagcagcagcgcCAGGAGTGcgagcagctcctggccaggaaGAACCAGCTCATCCGGGAGCTCCAGGAG GAGGTGAAGGCCCGGGACGAGCTGTACGAGCAGACCCTGCGGGACCAGGCCGAGGCCACGCGGGTGCTGCTGGAGCGGATGGAGGAGCAGACGCGCTCCACGCTCCGCTCCTACCGGCACCACCTGCGGCACATCGAG AAAACGTTTGAGGAGGAGCGGCGGGAGATGCTGACGAGCAACAGGAGCCGGTGGAACGAGGCCATGAGGGAGCACAACGAGCAGGAG CTGGAGTTCCTGCGGAGGAAGGTGGACCAGGCTCTGGATTTCGAGCAGCAGCTGAACGAGCTGCAGGACGCGAGCACAGAAACGCACGACGGCCTGAAGTGGCAGCTGGAAGAGGACGTGGAG CGCCTGGAGAGGAAGCTGCGCCAGATGAAGGGGATGTACCACCTGAACCAGGTGAAGCTGGACTACAACCTGGACGTGCTCCGGCAGCTGGACATAGAAAATTCCACGCTGCGATCCCTGCAGAAACGGAAAATCAACCG GTTCAGGACcaccctggagctgctgaaggacaaaATGGCCAAGCAGGAGGTGAAGTTCAGGAGGAaaagcagagcctggagctggagctga